Proteins found in one Leptospira ellinghausenii genomic segment:
- a CDS encoding RecQ family ATP-dependent DNA helicase: MKTDLLFDTFGIKEFRGNQELIIKHVIGGKNALVIMPTGMGKSICFQFPALVLQGTCIVISPLIALMKDQVDSLLQKGISATYINSSLNRTERTKRYEELRAGKLKILYVSPERFQKKEFLEALSKLQISLLAIDEAHCISQWGHDFRPDYTKFKWFREILKFPPTIALTATASSRVQNDIINQMGLKSQEIQVFNDGLFRPNLHLSVTECIDVETKYKHLLEELKSKKGVSILYFSLIQELENFSRWLDTKRFPHLVYHGKRSNQDRSVTLTKFLQSDSAVLLATNAFGMGVDKQNVRNVFHVQIPGSIEAYYQEIGRAGRDAKPSECKLFYTEDDLAIQMDFIDWQNPDVSYLKKLYLLLSQKQNQLSALDYETIQSFMTYKNKSDHRVQTAINLLSRVGLVSGDLEQGTLQLENEWDDALFSKEELEAKKMEGGKRLYQMLQYTKTNDCRRKFIHQYFDSPFTSCGNCDLCLKSD, encoded by the coding sequence ATGAAAACGGACTTACTGTTTGATACTTTTGGAATTAAGGAATTTCGAGGGAATCAGGAATTGATCATAAAACACGTAATCGGTGGCAAAAATGCCTTGGTCATAATGCCAACGGGAATGGGAAAATCTATTTGTTTCCAATTTCCTGCATTGGTTTTGCAAGGAACTTGTATTGTGATCTCACCTCTCATTGCCTTAATGAAGGACCAAGTGGATTCATTGTTGCAAAAAGGAATCTCTGCCACTTATATCAATTCTAGTTTAAACCGGACAGAAAGGACAAAACGGTATGAAGAGCTTAGAGCTGGTAAGTTGAAAATTTTGTACGTGTCCCCTGAAAGATTCCAAAAGAAAGAATTTTTAGAAGCTTTGTCCAAGTTACAAATTTCGCTACTGGCAATAGATGAAGCACATTGTATTAGCCAATGGGGTCATGACTTCCGTCCTGATTATACCAAATTTAAGTGGTTCCGCGAGATTTTAAAATTTCCGCCAACAATTGCTCTAACTGCGACTGCCTCGAGTCGTGTACAAAATGATATCATAAACCAAATGGGACTAAAATCCCAGGAAATTCAGGTTTTTAATGATGGATTGTTTCGACCAAATTTGCACTTATCTGTTACCGAGTGTATTGATGTAGAAACTAAATACAAACACTTGTTAGAAGAGTTAAAGTCCAAAAAAGGGGTTTCCATTTTATACTTTAGCCTCATCCAAGAATTAGAAAATTTTAGTCGATGGTTAGATACCAAACGATTCCCTCATTTGGTGTACCATGGGAAACGATCCAACCAAGATCGAAGTGTAACACTCACAAAATTTTTACAATCAGATTCTGCTGTGTTACTCGCTACCAACGCATTTGGAATGGGTGTTGATAAACAAAATGTCAGAAATGTTTTCCATGTACAAATTCCTGGAAGTATCGAAGCCTATTACCAGGAAATTGGAAGGGCAGGGAGAGATGCAAAACCTTCTGAATGCAAACTGTTTTATACAGAAGACGATTTGGCGATCCAAATGGATTTTATAGATTGGCAAAATCCAGATGTATCCTACTTAAAAAAACTCTATCTGTTGTTATCCCAAAAACAAAATCAATTATCCGCCCTTGATTACGAGACAATCCAATCCTTTATGACTTATAAAAATAAGTCAGACCACAGAGTACAAACCGCTATCAATTTATTATCTCGTGTGGGTCTTGTGTCTGGTGATTTAGAACAAGGGACCTTACAACTGGAAAATGAATGGGACGATGCTCTATTTTCAAAAGAAGAATTGGAGGCCAAAAAAATGGAAGGTGGAAAACGGCTCTACCAAATGCTCCAATACACGAAAACAAATGATTGTAGAAGGAAGTTTATCCACCAGTATTTTGATTCCCCTTTTACTTCTTGTGGGAATTGTGATTTGTGTCTAAAGAGCGACTAA
- a CDS encoding type 1 glutamine amidotransferase domain-containing protein — MNRIMPSVLVILMFTILTCGKHTGVVEIKSYVHPHGQQTKGKILMVLSSPSVSNQTGWPIGFWASELTHPMRVFIESGYSVELASTEGGKVEMDSYSNPSDPSGYSSHDVISLGYLQKKEFKDSLFNTKKLSAINADDYAAIFLVGGQGPMFTYKGNEILQKLFVRFYENDKPAVAVCHSTTILLETKKSNGELLVDGKTWTGFSDEEEDYADKAVGQKIQPYRIQTEAKKIKNTTFKVAPAFSSYAIRDGFLITGQQQNSGEAAAKLLIELLNE, encoded by the coding sequence ATGAATCGAATCATGCCCTCCGTTTTAGTCATCCTCATGTTTACCATACTTACTTGTGGCAAACATACAGGAGTCGTAGAAATTAAGTCCTATGTACACCCACATGGACAACAAACAAAAGGAAAAATCCTAATGGTACTCAGTAGTCCAAGTGTTTCCAATCAAACTGGTTGGCCCATTGGGTTTTGGGCATCGGAACTCACACACCCAATGAGAGTATTTATCGAATCTGGATACTCTGTTGAACTTGCCTCCACAGAAGGAGGAAAAGTAGAAATGGATTCCTATTCCAACCCATCAGATCCGAGTGGTTATTCTTCACATGATGTAATTTCACTTGGTTACTTACAAAAAAAAGAATTCAAAGATTCTTTATTCAATACAAAAAAACTCTCTGCTATAAATGCAGATGATTATGCAGCGATTTTCCTTGTTGGAGGACAAGGCCCAATGTTTACATACAAAGGAAATGAAATATTACAAAAATTATTTGTTCGATTTTATGAAAACGATAAACCTGCTGTTGCCGTTTGTCACTCCACTACGATTCTTTTAGAAACAAAAAAATCAAATGGTGAACTCTTGGTAGATGGAAAAACTTGGACAGGCTTTTCTGATGAAGAAGAGGACTATGCCGACAAAGCAGTGGGTCAAAAAATCCAACCGTATCGGATCCAAACAGAAGCAAAAAAAATAAAAAACACAACTTTCAAAGTCGCACCAGCTTTCTCTTCTTATGCGATCAGAGATGGTTTTTTGATAACAGGGCAACAACAAAATTCAGGAGAAGCAGCAGCAAAACTCCTCATTGAACTCCTAAATGAATGA
- a CDS encoding winged helix-turn-helix transcriptional regulator, with protein MPEFKYKGKLYYNPVEFVLDWIGGAWKMPILWRLREKTLRYSEIKKTLSHISDKMLAQSLRELEENGLVHRKVYAVVPPRTEYSLTELGKKTIPMIISLRELGITFMKTSGAYTEDLESFPNAKTSKKK; from the coding sequence ATGCCTGAATTTAAATACAAAGGAAAATTATACTACAATCCTGTAGAATTTGTTTTAGATTGGATAGGTGGTGCTTGGAAGATGCCCATCCTTTGGAGATTAAGAGAAAAGACGTTACGGTATAGTGAAATCAAAAAAACATTGAGCCATATTTCCGATAAAATGTTGGCTCAGTCACTACGTGAACTCGAAGAAAATGGTCTTGTTCATCGTAAAGTATATGCGGTTGTACCGCCCCGTACGGAATACTCTCTAACGGAGCTTGGTAAAAAAACAATCCCAATGATCATTTCCTTACGAGAGCTTGGTATTACGTTTATGAAAACTTCTGGAGCTTATACAGAAGATTTGGAATCATTTCCAAACGCAAAAACATCAAAGAAAAAATAG
- a CDS encoding NADPH-dependent F420 reductase — translation MKIAIIGTGNVGGALATGWSKKGHKIFLGVRNPENFKGIELLSLSNISACPIEEAVKLSDVVVISTPAKETINVVKSLGDTTGKIIIDTMNTVPKDTSNLDSSTTETILKNTQSKDIVKCFNTTGANNLLDPKYGDTNLDMFMAGDSKTGKEIAKQLTFDLGFANCYDVGGNDKFALMEEFAFFWINLAMFQKLGREIGFKLLKR, via the coding sequence ATGAAAATTGCAATCATAGGAACAGGAAATGTTGGTGGAGCTTTGGCGACAGGTTGGTCAAAAAAAGGACATAAAATCTTTTTAGGAGTTCGGAATCCAGAGAATTTTAAAGGGATAGAACTTCTTTCTCTTTCCAATATTTCTGCTTGTCCCATCGAAGAAGCTGTCAAACTATCTGATGTGGTTGTGATTAGTACACCAGCAAAAGAAACAATCAATGTTGTAAAATCATTAGGTGATACAACTGGAAAAATCATCATCGACACGATGAATACAGTCCCAAAAGATACTTCTAATTTGGACTCATCTACCACAGAGACCATACTAAAAAACACTCAATCCAAAGATATTGTGAAATGTTTTAATACAACAGGTGCCAATAATTTGTTAGATCCCAAATACGGTGATACTAATCTCGATATGTTTATGGCTGGTGATTCCAAAACAGGCAAAGAAATCGCAAAACAACTTACATTCGATTTAGGATTTGCCAATTGTTATGATGTAGGTGGGAATGACAAATTTGCGCTGATGGAAGAATTTGCATTCTTTTGGATCAACCTTGCGATGTTTCAAAAATTAGGCAGAGAGATTGGATTTAAGTTACTCAAACGTTAA
- a CDS encoding CPBP family intramembrane glutamic endopeptidase: MGIYFSLRLNPMQTSKKFTYFFALVISVSFIISFFLYGIQNSIAENNPHVELKPFSYTKILSRTTTVILFISLLWFHKRIEKKPIRSLGLENISKRKKDLFLGFFAGMASLSFVVATKVIFGVSNWAPKEFFAFDYLISLYFLLSVFCIGFVEELFFRGYLLQSFVVEWGEKKAVIFTSLFFSFTHFIRPMQDILILIPEFIGLFLVGYALSYAWIYTKSLYLPIGIHAGWVYVVKMQSFFISPIPHNYHWLFGGERLVTGLISWMFMFLFLFGLKYISEQILQKDKMPTG; the protein is encoded by the coding sequence ATGGGAATCTATTTCTCATTACGTTTGAATCCCATGCAAACTTCAAAAAAATTCACATACTTTTTTGCTTTAGTAATCAGCGTTAGTTTCATCATCAGTTTCTTCTTATATGGAATTCAGAATAGTATCGCTGAAAACAATCCCCATGTAGAATTGAAACCCTTCTCCTATACAAAAATCTTGTCTCGTACAACAACAGTAATCTTATTTATTTCTTTACTTTGGTTTCACAAAAGGATAGAAAAAAAACCGATTCGATCTCTCGGATTGGAAAACATATCAAAAAGAAAAAAAGATTTATTTTTAGGATTTTTCGCTGGGATGGCATCACTTAGTTTTGTAGTAGCCACTAAGGTAATTTTTGGTGTATCCAATTGGGCACCCAAAGAATTTTTTGCATTTGACTATTTGATCTCTTTATATTTTTTACTTTCTGTATTTTGTATTGGATTCGTTGAAGAACTATTCTTTAGAGGTTATCTTCTTCAATCATTTGTTGTCGAATGGGGGGAGAAAAAGGCGGTTATCTTTACAAGTTTGTTTTTTTCATTCACACATTTTATCAGGCCAATGCAAGATATACTCATCTTGATTCCAGAATTCATAGGATTGTTTTTAGTAGGATATGCATTGTCTTATGCTTGGATTTATACTAAATCTCTTTATTTACCGATTGGGATTCATGCCGGTTGGGTGTACGTTGTCAAAATGCAATCATTCTTTATTTCTCCAATTCCTCACAACTATCACTGGTTATTCGGTGGAGAGAGACTCGTTACGGGTCTCATTTCATGGATGTTTATGTTTTTGTTTTTATTTGGGCTCAAATATATTTCTGAACAAATTTTACAAAAAGACAAAATGCCAACTGGTTAG
- a CDS encoding helix-turn-helix domain-containing protein, protein MDTEMNGIFKKNRHSENEGEKDFMILIPFAGAIVSFLLFLSHWLETYQLRGIQNKKNRNSSQFSLNNFAKLETSLLYDYSSALLFLAVSLVQFHMVAEFANSFLLFPKLFGIHIPLLLLIGPLCSLYFDKMSNGSLNHSAFVHLVPSLLSFGFLFVLGPSNGSETVERGQSIFAGLNSENWVLISMGLGVVSIFFYTSQILYKIVKWRIYSKEDLKTSFPPFLRLIIYTNSITFLFLIAQILFMEIFFIACSGLLVLLIYILLQRTNRIEIIPNFEKETSVARYKESRTKGIDIQSVLKRLEYLMKTEHLYTLEELTLKTLASRLDLDSHQLSEILNYHLGIGFRNYVNQFRLETAAKLLKENPNMTIISIIYASGFNSKSAFHTLFQKKFGVPPQVYRKNFL, encoded by the coding sequence ATGGACACAGAAATGAATGGAATTTTTAAAAAAAATAGACATTCGGAAAATGAAGGAGAAAAAGACTTTATGATATTAATTCCTTTTGCTGGTGCTATTGTATCATTCCTCCTTTTTTTATCCCACTGGCTCGAAACATACCAATTGAGAGGAATACAAAATAAAAAGAATAGAAATTCTTCTCAATTTTCTCTTAACAATTTTGCAAAATTAGAAACAAGTCTTCTTTATGATTATTCATCGGCGTTATTATTTTTAGCTGTGTCCTTGGTGCAGTTTCATATGGTTGCAGAATTTGCTAACAGCTTCTTATTGTTCCCTAAACTATTTGGGATTCACATCCCACTTTTATTACTCATTGGTCCACTCTGTTCCCTTTATTTTGATAAAATGAGTAACGGATCCCTTAATCATTCCGCTTTCGTTCATTTGGTTCCTTCACTTCTGTCATTTGGTTTCCTCTTTGTTCTTGGACCATCTAACGGAAGTGAAACTGTAGAAAGGGGACAATCGATATTTGCAGGACTCAATTCAGAAAATTGGGTATTGATTTCGATGGGACTCGGTGTGGTTTCGATTTTCTTTTATACTTCCCAAATCTTATACAAAATCGTTAAGTGGAGGATTTACTCCAAAGAGGATCTGAAAACCTCATTCCCACCATTTTTAAGATTAATCATTTATACAAATTCTATCACATTTTTGTTTTTAATAGCTCAAATCCTTTTTATGGAAATATTTTTTATCGCATGTAGTGGATTACTTGTGCTCTTGATTTATATTTTATTGCAGAGAACAAATCGTATAGAGATCATTCCAAATTTCGAAAAGGAAACGAGTGTTGCCCGATATAAGGAGAGCCGAACCAAGGGAATTGATATTCAATCTGTTCTAAAACGATTGGAATATTTGATGAAAACTGAACATCTATATACACTCGAAGAATTAACTTTAAAAACTTTGGCAAGTCGACTCGACTTAGACTCTCATCAATTGTCTGAAATTTTAAATTATCACCTAGGGATAGGATTTCGAAATTATGTAAATCAGTTTCGATTGGAAACAGCTGCAAAACTTTTGAAGGAGAATCCAAATATGACAATCATCAGTATTATTTATGCCTCTGGTTTTAATTCTAAATCAGCATTTCATACACTTTTCCAAAAAAAATTTGGAGTCCCTCCGCAGGTTTATCGCAAGAATTTTCTTTGA
- a CDS encoding DJ-1/PfpI family protein: MNRILLKNQYNNRKTKLFQSHTIRALFCILMFGIFYTHLLANPFESKRKYLNQIPIKSQHKKPVITIISDNEFTELTDFLVPYGILKRADISELYALAPERGKVQLFPALAVEVDTSFAIFDKEHPEGADIVIVPALHNSQNPTIINWLKKQNEMGATFIGICDGVWTLAYSGLLDKREATGHWYAKDKLIKTFPNTNWTKNKRYVHDDRIITTSGVTASIPISLALIDTLAGKKKANETAILYGVESWDPNHNSDRFEFNWNHYFLATKNYLSFWNHEIIGIPIDEGMDEVSLALVADAYARTYRTKVSSIAVQTKQVKLKSGISIYPDRTNSQNDGINVKVSIPNDRKSFPLLKETLDIIQKRYGETTMEFVSLQMEFPIP; the protein is encoded by the coding sequence ATGAACCGAATCCTTTTAAAAAACCAATACAACAATCGTAAAACAAAACTATTTCAATCTCATACAATAAGAGCTCTATTTTGTATACTGATGTTTGGAATCTTTTACACCCACCTCCTTGCAAATCCCTTTGAGTCAAAAAGAAAATATTTAAATCAGATTCCAATCAAATCCCAACACAAAAAACCCGTCATTACCATCATAAGTGACAATGAGTTTACCGAGCTAACTGATTTCCTAGTCCCCTATGGGATTTTGAAACGAGCAGATATTTCTGAACTGTATGCGTTAGCACCTGAGAGAGGGAAAGTCCAACTATTCCCAGCATTAGCGGTAGAGGTGGATACTTCCTTTGCTATTTTTGACAAAGAACATCCAGAAGGAGCAGACATCGTAATTGTTCCTGCTCTTCATAATTCACAAAATCCAACGATTATCAATTGGTTAAAAAAACAAAATGAAATGGGTGCCACATTCATTGGAATCTGTGATGGAGTTTGGACACTCGCTTATTCGGGATTGTTGGATAAAAGGGAAGCAACAGGACATTGGTATGCAAAGGATAAATTAATTAAAACTTTTCCAAATACAAATTGGACTAAAAACAAAAGGTATGTACATGACGATAGGATCATCACTACTTCAGGAGTCACTGCATCCATTCCAATTTCATTGGCATTAATCGATACGTTAGCTGGAAAGAAAAAAGCTAATGAAACGGCTATATTATACGGAGTTGAATCTTGGGATCCAAATCATAATAGTGATAGGTTTGAATTCAACTGGAATCATTATTTCCTTGCAACAAAGAACTATTTGTCCTTCTGGAATCATGAAATCATCGGAATTCCAATTGATGAAGGAATGGATGAAGTTTCACTAGCGTTGGTAGCCGATGCATATGCACGTACCTATCGAACAAAAGTGAGTTCGATCGCAGTACAAACAAAACAAGTTAAATTGAAGTCTGGTATTTCCATTTATCCAGATCGAACCAATTCACAGAATGATGGAATCAATGTAAAGGTTTCGATTCCAAATGATAGGAAATCGTTTCCTTTACTCAAGGAAACCTTAGATATCATCCAAAAAAGGTATGGAGAGACAACAATGGAATTTGTTTCCCTTCAAATGGAATTTCCAATCCCATAA
- a CDS encoding adenylate/guanylate cyclase domain-containing protein, which produces MEYTYQLPNIESIGDTWTYFWLQLPYGIPGIISLVVGFFLSAFSFRRIFHTSGEDRVLSLNVAISFFGYGILGLVLSLRAWVMDRELLLALNNWLYLFILLILPSNFYICYALSRKKVFLYYTYLCWISVIFGYVGLFQGLGFHNEWFDYQFGKYPKATNYIKPFGIIPLVGYFALVLPFFTFQWKILLKRIHKSLFIGYNLLFLMTISNAPVLLGYNVYPGSFFIFIPLILIAYGIFRSDFLDVNELLFDRNGLFYILFGVVSFSLIVLSGTVALGLSHSAYLNDNWFPHALPPTISFFVAIFMAIIVAGSNPQAKINQLCAFSLIITAFYNLQSIPTKLELNYLILLRISQVSFLIFSLAPSILSRFVLKAIGSERPKSLLVVDLLSILCSFLSITPFLHNGYYRYDYGIIHKSSLVPYFLGVAGFFAFIIVGREIRKRWKILPKESKVALGSVLLSGVFLLSAFFPSHGFVIPPISDYLFIPTTLLGFAVLKLGAFSLPGRTIRFSQKLANLGIFSILFASLLQMPKFLEKLAFGESLFHITLVTLPLVLFNYLLVYVFARPLAEELDRSYILLEQAKKEAELAGEESEKLLLNILPKSVAEEIKINGYCEPKSFDEATILFTDFRGFTEVAKNMESNELITELDACFTQFDEIISRNQLEKLKTIGDSYMCAGGLPDSNYTNPIDACLAALEIRSFMDQMKEIKTQLNLPYWELRIGIHTGSVIAGVVGRFKFAYDIWGSSVNTASRMESSGIVGEINISQSTYDKVRFLFHCEHRGKIVDKNGERRDMYLLKQIKPKFSKDGLVPNELFWSIYQKIKQGSKIVLKSKLEKERIS; this is translated from the coding sequence ATGGAATATACCTACCAATTGCCTAACATCGAATCCATTGGAGACACTTGGACCTATTTTTGGTTACAACTTCCATATGGAATTCCTGGGATTATATCCCTGGTCGTTGGGTTCTTTTTAAGCGCCTTCAGTTTTAGAAGGATTTTTCATACCAGTGGTGAAGACAGAGTTCTTTCTCTCAATGTAGCCATTTCCTTTTTTGGTTATGGCATTCTTGGACTTGTACTTTCTCTTAGAGCTTGGGTCATGGACCGTGAACTCTTGCTGGCATTAAACAATTGGCTTTATCTCTTTATCCTTCTCATTTTACCTTCTAATTTTTACATTTGTTATGCGCTCTCTCGAAAAAAAGTATTTTTGTATTATACCTATCTATGTTGGATCAGTGTTATATTTGGTTATGTGGGACTTTTCCAGGGACTCGGTTTTCATAACGAGTGGTTTGATTACCAGTTTGGCAAGTATCCCAAAGCAACAAATTATATAAAACCGTTTGGCATCATCCCTCTTGTCGGATACTTTGCACTCGTATTACCATTTTTTACTTTCCAATGGAAAATCCTTTTAAAACGAATCCATAAATCGCTATTCATCGGTTATAATTTATTGTTTCTAATGACGATCTCAAATGCGCCAGTTTTACTTGGGTATAATGTTTATCCTGGTTCCTTTTTTATCTTTATCCCTCTGATCTTAATTGCTTACGGAATTTTCCGATCCGATTTCCTCGATGTAAACGAACTTCTGTTTGATCGAAACGGATTATTTTACATTTTGTTTGGTGTTGTTTCTTTTTCACTGATTGTCCTGAGTGGAACAGTGGCATTGGGTTTAAGCCACAGTGCCTATTTGAATGACAATTGGTTTCCTCATGCTCTCCCTCCAACCATTTCCTTTTTTGTCGCCATTTTTATGGCAATCATTGTAGCAGGGAGTAACCCGCAAGCCAAGATCAATCAACTCTGTGCATTTTCACTCATCATCACAGCTTTTTATAACTTACAATCCATCCCTACTAAACTCGAACTCAATTATTTAATCTTACTTCGTATATCACAGGTTAGTTTTTTAATTTTTTCCCTAGCACCAAGTATCTTATCACGCTTTGTTTTAAAAGCCATCGGAAGTGAAAGACCGAAGTCTTTACTTGTTGTCGATTTACTTTCAATTCTTTGTTCATTTTTATCCATCACACCTTTTTTACACAATGGTTACTACCGTTACGATTATGGAATCATCCATAAAAGTTCCTTAGTTCCCTACTTTCTGGGTGTCGCTGGATTTTTCGCATTTATCATTGTCGGTAGAGAAATCCGTAAACGTTGGAAAATACTTCCCAAGGAATCCAAAGTTGCGTTGGGTTCCGTTTTACTCTCTGGAGTATTTCTATTAAGTGCATTTTTTCCATCCCATGGATTTGTGATTCCACCCATTTCTGATTATTTATTCATTCCAACCACCTTACTTGGGTTTGCTGTATTAAAATTAGGGGCATTCTCATTACCTGGTAGAACCATTCGGTTCAGTCAAAAACTAGCCAATTTAGGAATCTTTTCTATCTTATTTGCCAGTTTATTACAAATGCCAAAGTTTTTAGAAAAACTAGCATTTGGAGAAAGCCTTTTCCATATAACATTGGTTACTCTTCCACTGGTATTGTTCAACTATTTACTGGTTTATGTTTTTGCAAGACCACTAGCAGAAGAGTTAGATAGAAGTTATATCCTCTTAGAACAAGCTAAAAAAGAAGCAGAACTTGCAGGTGAAGAATCCGAAAAACTTTTGTTAAATATCCTTCCAAAATCCGTCGCTGAAGAAATTAAAATTAATGGCTATTGCGAACCAAAATCTTTTGACGAAGCAACCATCCTCTTCACTGATTTTCGAGGCTTTACTGAAGTTGCAAAAAACATGGAGTCAAACGAACTCATCACGGAACTTGATGCTTGTTTTACCCAATTTGATGAAATCATATCAAGAAACCAATTGGAAAAACTCAAAACCATTGGGGACTCTTATATGTGTGCTGGTGGATTGCCAGATTCAAACTACACAAACCCAATAGACGCATGCCTTGCAGCACTTGAGATCAGATCTTTTATGGACCAAATGAAAGAGATCAAAACCCAATTAAATTTACCTTATTGGGAACTACGAATTGGAATTCACACAGGTTCTGTGATTGCTGGGGTTGTTGGTCGTTTTAAGTTTGCGTATGACATTTGGGGCAGTAGTGTCAACACGGCTTCACGTATGGAAAGTTCAGGAATTGTTGGGGAAATCAATATTTCACAATCTACCTATGACAAAGTACGATTTCTATTTCATTGTGAACACAGAGGAAAAATCGTCGATAAAAACGGAGAACGTCGAGATATGTATCTTTTGAAACAGATCAAACCTAAGTTTTCCAAAGACGGCCTTGTTCCCAATGAATTATTTTGGTCCATATATCAAAAGATCAAACAAGGTAGTAAAATAGTTTTAAAATCAAAACTGGAAAAAGAAAGGATCTCTTAA
- a CDS encoding LamG domain-containing protein gives MKIRPINCSHLDSQTFHFRYILILLLFLQFTCKPSDFNNAADVYSREYSETQILACLLKGKDCFPCTSGNSFFYPKSEYLLGQNFPVSIKTNYCKEVTKCTVSPTLPAGLTINNQTCEISGTPSILANYIDYTVTLNTSSGELSTSLRIAIEIGSFVHLKFTDGSLENSGIQPLILTAGPTLSTTTGYEGDTNGAIHLNNTDITSQIGGDSMLPSGTSPRTICIWLKPDALLGSGVQELIFSYGTLFSNACGFGLQNTAGVTGLYFTRANFSAKQTFAPPASVWTHICIVFDGTNSSFYTNGTFLGTPATTGSGLVDTILQKITFGSWGGGYYYHGAIDGFRVFGSALSATAVNQIYQGLPVVGP, from the coding sequence ATGAAAATTAGACCAATAAATTGTTCACATTTAGATTCCCAAACTTTTCATTTTCGATATATTCTTATACTCTTACTATTCCTGCAATTTACTTGTAAACCTTCCGATTTTAATAATGCAGCGGATGTTTATAGTCGTGAGTATAGTGAAACCCAAATTCTTGCTTGCCTCTTAAAAGGTAAGGACTGTTTTCCTTGCACCAGTGGAAATTCTTTTTTTTACCCTAAAAGTGAATACCTTTTGGGACAAAACTTCCCAGTTTCTATAAAAACAAATTATTGTAAAGAGGTTACTAAATGTACGGTATCACCGACTCTACCAGCAGGTCTTACTATCAATAATCAAACTTGTGAAATTAGTGGGACTCCATCAATTTTGGCTAATTACATTGATTATACGGTGACTTTGAATACGAGTTCAGGAGAATTGAGTACAAGTTTAAGAATCGCTATTGAAATTGGATCCTTCGTTCATTTAAAATTTACGGATGGATCTTTGGAGAATTCAGGCATCCAACCATTAATTCTAACAGCTGGACCTACTCTTTCCACAACCACTGGATATGAAGGAGACACAAATGGGGCAATACATCTCAATAATACAGATATTACTTCCCAAATTGGGGGGGATAGTATGTTGCCAAGTGGTACATCTCCAAGAACTATTTGTATTTGGCTTAAACCAGATGCACTTCTCGGATCTGGAGTGCAGGAATTGATATTTTCTTACGGAACACTTTTTAGTAATGCTTGTGGCTTTGGACTGCAAAACACTGCGGGAGTGACTGGGTTATATTTTACTCGAGCAAACTTTAGTGCGAAACAAACCTTTGCTCCACCTGCAAGTGTCTGGACACATATTTGTATTGTTTTTGACGGAACAAATTCTTCCTTTTATACCAATGGAACCTTTTTGGGTACACCAGCTACGACTGGTTCCGGTTTAGTAGACACGATTTTACAAAAAATTACTTTTGGAAGTTGGGGAGGCGGATATTATTACCATGGTGCCATTGATGGATTTCGTGTATTTGGTTCGGCTCTCAGTGCTACAGCAGTAAATCAAATCTACCAAGGTTTACCTGTAGTTGGCCCTTAA